Proteins encoded in a region of the Neodiprion virginianus isolate iyNeoVirg1 chromosome 2, iyNeoVirg1.1, whole genome shotgun sequence genome:
- the LOC124298680 gene encoding dosage compensation regulator isoform X2 gives MGDIKAFLHQWCAKNGHDPQFDVRPTGPKNRQRFLCELRVSGYNYVGAGNSTNKKDAQGNAARDFVNYLVRMAIVNPNDIPVDIGTLTSAVPASIDLPGDSLAPARPVFQDGMGPNEMGQAYRPYNERGQGNYTYIDRIAEQKKVEEAEDLDVNAGIHGNWTIENAKSKLHQFLQTNKINADYKYTPVGPDHTRSFMAEMTIYVKKLGRNVTGRETGSNKQTASKSCALSLVRQLYHLGIIEAFSGTLKKNKESENMKPYPVKIAPELETQVLEVLESLEVAPISNFNEPTQSENSGENASVPGVSLITNQVLDDFISSKPQPAGVVSWSPPQPNWNPWVGCNIDEGPLATISLDKMSEDIMLDQRDRLQQDTTLQKTIQERSTLPVFAKRNEIMAAINDNPVIIIRGNTGCGKTTQVCQFILDDYISSGQGAYCSIAITQPRRISAVSVADRVAVERCEPIGQAVGYSVRFESCLPRPYASMMFCTVGVLLRKLEGGLRGVSHVIVDEIHERDVNSDFVMVVLRDMIHMYPELRVILMSATIDTTLFSEYFNKCPVIEIPGRAYPVQQYFLEDCVHLTNFVPPADTRKRKNRDSEDIPGDGDQEENYNKIVSGNYSIQTKNAMAQMSEKEISFELIEALLQYVKTQNIPGAVLIFLPGWNLIFALMKHLQQHPAFGGSSYIIIPLHSQLPREDQRKVFDPVPTGVTKIILATNIAETSITINDVVYVIDSCKAKMKLFTSHNNMTNYATVWASKTNLEQRKGRAGRVKPGFCFHLCSRARFEKMDEHMTPEMFRTPLHELALSIKLLRLGSIGQFLSKAIEPPPLDAVIEAEVMLREMKCLDANDELTPLGKILARLPIEPRLGKMMILGCIFRIGDALSTMAANSTTFPEVYNMGPDMRRLSYQQKWFAGARYSDHVAMLHAFQAWEEARGGGEYAEQAFCDSKNLSLPTLRVTWEAKNQLQALLQSTGFPEETLCPTPLNYQAGSDVRLDTITALLCMGLYPNVCFHKEKRKVLTMESKSALIHKTSVNCSNFEQNFPFPFFVFGEKIRTRAVSCKQMTMVSPIHLLLFGSRRVEYVDGVVRLDNWINLEMKPETAAAIVALRPALESLVIRASKDPETILELSPVEEKVLVVIKALCGMNACRFEMDQITGGGFQSRRPPRGHSTGFGSGGGNRPPPPKMMRGGGFQGDRGGGFSHGGGSNYGGGGGGYGAPGRSGYNGRGGGGFRGRGNWGSGYRGGY, from the exons ATGGGTGATATCAAGGCATTTCTGCATCAATGGTGTGCCAAGAATGGACACGATCCGCAGTTCGATGTTCGACCGACCG GCCCGAAGAATCGACAGAGGTTCTTGTGCGAACTCCGAGTATCCGGCTACAATTATGTTGGTGCTGGTAACTCAACTAACAAAAAAGATGCCCAGGGTAACGCGGCGCGTGATTTTGTGAATTATCTTGTTCGCATGGCGATCGTCAATCCCAATGATATACCTGTGGATATTGGAACTCTTACTTCTGCTGTACCTGCATCAATTGACCTTCCTGGAGACTCGCTCGCCCCAGCGAGACCTGTTTTTCAGGATGGAATGGGCCCTAATGAAATGGGTCAGGCTTACAGACCTTACAACGAAAGGGGACAGGGAAATTATACCTACATTGACAGGATCGCCGAACAAAAGAAGGTTGAGGAGGCAGAGGACCTGGATGTCAATGCTGGAATTCATGGAAATTGGACAATAGAAAATGCCAAGTCCAAACTCCACCAGTTTTTGCAAACTAACAAAATTAATGCAGATTATAAATATACCCCTGTCGGTCCAGATCACACTAG gAGTTTCATGGCTGAAATGACGATCTATGTGAAGAAACTTGGACGAA atGTTACAGGGCGAGAAACTGGTTCAAACAAACAGACTGCATCTAAAAGCTGCGCATTGTCTCTTGTCCGACAATTGTATCATCTTGGTATTATTGAAGCGTTCAGTggaacgttgaaaaaaaacaaggaaagtGAAAATATGAAGCCATATCCGGTTAAAATTGCACCTGAATTGGAAACGCAGGTCCTTGAGGTTTTAGAAAGTCTCGAAGTTGCCCCAATTAGCAATTTTAACGAACCG ACTCAATCGGAAAATTCTGGAGAAAATGCAAGTGTACCAGGTGTATCGTTAATAACAAATCAGGTCTTGGATGACTTTATATCTTCGAAACCGCAACCAGCTGGTGTAGTCAGTTGGTCTCCGCCTCAACCGAACTGGAACCCATGGGTTGGATGTAACATTGACGAAGGGCCCTTGGCCACAATTAGTTTGGATAAAATGTCTGAGGACATTATGCTGGATCAGAGAGATCGACTTCAGCAGGATACGACTCTTCAAAAGACTATACAAGAAAGATCTACCCTTCCCGTGTTCGCCAAACGGAATGAGATCATGGCGGCAATTAATGATAACCCAGTTATTATTATCAGGGGTAATACCGGTTGTGGTAAAACTACGCAAGTTTGTCAGTTCATTCTGGACGACTACATATCTTCGGGTCAAGGCGCGTATTGTAGTATAGCCATCACGCAGCCGAGACGAATCTCTGCTGTGTCTGTGGCAGATCGCGTAGCAGTCGAACGTTGCGAGCCGATCGGCCAAGCTGTCGGATATTCTGTGAGGTTTGAATCCTGTCTACCCCGACCTTATGCCAGTATGATGTTCTGCACAGTTGGAGTACTCTTGAGGAAATTGGAAGGTGGTCTCAGAGGTGTTTCTCACGTGATAGTTGACGAAATTCACGAACGTGATGTCAATTCCGACTTCGTTATGGTCGTTCTTCGGGATATGATACACATGTACCCTGAACTAAGAGTAATATTGATGTCAGCTACTATAGACACCACTTTGTTTAGCGAATACTTCAACAAGTGTCCTGTTATTGAAATACCTGGAAGGGCATATCCTGTGCAGCAATATTTCCTCGAAGATTGCGTTCACTTAACTAATTTTGTGCCACCTGCGGACACGCGAAAGCGGAAAAATCGCGACTCTGAGGATATTCCAGGAGATGGAGACCAAGAGGAAAACTACAACAAAATTGTCAGTGGAAACTATTCTATTCAGACGAAAAATGCAATGGCACAAatgagtgaaaaagaaatcagCTTTGAACTTATAGAAGCTCTTTTACAATATGTCAAAACTCAGAACATTCCTGGAGCTGTACTGATTTTCTTACCAGGatggaatttaatttttgcttTAATGAAGCACCTGCAGCAACATCCAGCTTTCGGTGGCTCAAGTTATATCATTATTCCGTTGCATTCACAACTGCCACGTGAGGATCAACGCAAAGTATTTGATCCAGTGCCGACAGGTGtcacaaaaataattctcgCTACAAACATTGCTGAAACTTCCATCACCATTAATGACGTTGTATACGTCATAGATTCCTGCAAAGCTAAAATGAAGCTCTTCACTTCGCACAACAATATGACTAACTACGCAACTGTATGGGCTAGCAAAACCAACTTGGAACAACGGAAAGGTCGAGCGGGTCGAGTAAAACCTGGATTCTGCTTCCACTTATGCTCTCGTGcgcgatttgaaaaaatggatgaaCACATGACTCCGGAAATGTTCAGAACGCCTTTGCACGAATTGGCACTCAGCATAAAGTTGTTGAGACTAGGAAGTATTGGACAATTTTTGTCAAAGGCAATTGAACCACCACCGCTTGACGCAGTCATCGAGGCGGAGGTAATGTTGAGAG AAATGAAGTGTCTGGATGCCAATGATGAACTAACACCTCTCGGAAAAATCTTGGCTCGTTTACCAATCGAACCGCGCCTAGGAAAAATGATGATTCTCGGATGTATATTCAGAATAGGTGATGCGTTGTCTACAATGGCAGCGAACAGTACAACATTCCCAGAAGTCTATAATATGGGCCCTGACATGAGGAGACTTTCTTATCAGCAAAAGTGGTTCGCTGGAGCCAGATACAGCGATCATGTGGCTATGCTGCACGCTTTTCAAGCGTGGGAAGAAGCTAGAGGTGGCGGAGAATACGCAGAACAGGCCTTTTGTGATTCAAAGAATTTAAGCTTACCCACGCTTAGGGTTACTTGGGAGGCCAAG aaTCAACTCCAAGCTCTCTTACAAAGTACTGGTTTTCCCGAAGAAACATTGTGTCCGACGCCATTAAACTATCAGGCTGGTTCAGACGTTCGTCTTGACACGATTACTGCGCTGCTATGCATGGGCCTCTATCCAAATGTTTGTTTTCATAAAGAGAAGCGAAAGGTTCTGACAATGGAGTCCAAGTCTGCATTGATTCACAAGACATCGGTTAATTGCAGTAACTTTGAGCAAAATTTCCCGTTCCCATTCTTCGTCTTTGGCGAgaag attagAACTCGGGCTGTTTCCTGCAAGCAGATGACAATGGTGTCGCCTATTCACTTGCTACTATTTGGTTCTCGCCGAGTAGAATATGTCGATGGCGTAGTGCGACTAGACAACTGGATAAACTTAGAAATGAAACCAGAAACAGCAGCGGCTATTGTTGCGCTAAGACCAGCCTTGGAAAGCTTGGTAATTAGAGCCAGCAAAGATCCAGAAACTATTTTGGAGCTAAGTCCTGTCGAAGAGAAG GTATTGGTAGTGATCAAGGCTCTTTGCGGGATGAACGCCTGTCGTTTTGAAATGGATCAGATAACTGGCGGAGGCTTTCAATCTCGCAGACCACCGAGAGGACACTCAACCGGCTTTGGTTCTGGAGGAGGTAACAGACCGCCGCCGCCTAAAATGATGCGCGGAGGTGGTTTTCAGGGAGATAGAGGCGGGGGTTTTAGTCACGGCGGAGGAAGCAATTACggtggtggaggtggaggCTATGGTGCTCCGGGACGTAGTGGGTACAATGGCAGAGGAGGAGGTGGTTTCAGAGGCAGAGGAAACTGGGGCAGTGGATACCGTGGCGGATATTAA
- the LOC124298680 gene encoding dosage compensation regulator isoform X1, with the protein MGDIKAFLHQWCAKNGHDPQFDVRPTGPKNRQRFLCELRVSGYNYVGAGNSTNKKDAQGNAARDFVNYLVRMAIVNPNDIPVDIGTLTSAVPASIDLPGDSLAPARPVFQDGMGPNEMGQAYRPYNERGQGNYTYIDRIAEQKKVEEAEDLDVNAGIHGNWTIENAKSKLHQFLQTNKINADYKYTPVGPDHTRSFMAEMTIYVKKLGRNVTGRETGSNKQTASKSCALSLVRQLYHLGIIEAFSGTLKKNKESENMKPYPVKIAPELETQVLEVLESLEVAPISNFNEPQTQSENSGENASVPGVSLITNQVLDDFISSKPQPAGVVSWSPPQPNWNPWVGCNIDEGPLATISLDKMSEDIMLDQRDRLQQDTTLQKTIQERSTLPVFAKRNEIMAAINDNPVIIIRGNTGCGKTTQVCQFILDDYISSGQGAYCSIAITQPRRISAVSVADRVAVERCEPIGQAVGYSVRFESCLPRPYASMMFCTVGVLLRKLEGGLRGVSHVIVDEIHERDVNSDFVMVVLRDMIHMYPELRVILMSATIDTTLFSEYFNKCPVIEIPGRAYPVQQYFLEDCVHLTNFVPPADTRKRKNRDSEDIPGDGDQEENYNKIVSGNYSIQTKNAMAQMSEKEISFELIEALLQYVKTQNIPGAVLIFLPGWNLIFALMKHLQQHPAFGGSSYIIIPLHSQLPREDQRKVFDPVPTGVTKIILATNIAETSITINDVVYVIDSCKAKMKLFTSHNNMTNYATVWASKTNLEQRKGRAGRVKPGFCFHLCSRARFEKMDEHMTPEMFRTPLHELALSIKLLRLGSIGQFLSKAIEPPPLDAVIEAEVMLREMKCLDANDELTPLGKILARLPIEPRLGKMMILGCIFRIGDALSTMAANSTTFPEVYNMGPDMRRLSYQQKWFAGARYSDHVAMLHAFQAWEEARGGGEYAEQAFCDSKNLSLPTLRVTWEAKNQLQALLQSTGFPEETLCPTPLNYQAGSDVRLDTITALLCMGLYPNVCFHKEKRKVLTMESKSALIHKTSVNCSNFEQNFPFPFFVFGEKIRTRAVSCKQMTMVSPIHLLLFGSRRVEYVDGVVRLDNWINLEMKPETAAAIVALRPALESLVIRASKDPETILELSPVEEKVLVVIKALCGMNACRFEMDQITGGGFQSRRPPRGHSTGFGSGGGNRPPPPKMMRGGGFQGDRGGGFSHGGGSNYGGGGGGYGAPGRSGYNGRGGGGFRGRGNWGSGYRGGY; encoded by the exons ATGGGTGATATCAAGGCATTTCTGCATCAATGGTGTGCCAAGAATGGACACGATCCGCAGTTCGATGTTCGACCGACCG GCCCGAAGAATCGACAGAGGTTCTTGTGCGAACTCCGAGTATCCGGCTACAATTATGTTGGTGCTGGTAACTCAACTAACAAAAAAGATGCCCAGGGTAACGCGGCGCGTGATTTTGTGAATTATCTTGTTCGCATGGCGATCGTCAATCCCAATGATATACCTGTGGATATTGGAACTCTTACTTCTGCTGTACCTGCATCAATTGACCTTCCTGGAGACTCGCTCGCCCCAGCGAGACCTGTTTTTCAGGATGGAATGGGCCCTAATGAAATGGGTCAGGCTTACAGACCTTACAACGAAAGGGGACAGGGAAATTATACCTACATTGACAGGATCGCCGAACAAAAGAAGGTTGAGGAGGCAGAGGACCTGGATGTCAATGCTGGAATTCATGGAAATTGGACAATAGAAAATGCCAAGTCCAAACTCCACCAGTTTTTGCAAACTAACAAAATTAATGCAGATTATAAATATACCCCTGTCGGTCCAGATCACACTAG gAGTTTCATGGCTGAAATGACGATCTATGTGAAGAAACTTGGACGAA atGTTACAGGGCGAGAAACTGGTTCAAACAAACAGACTGCATCTAAAAGCTGCGCATTGTCTCTTGTCCGACAATTGTATCATCTTGGTATTATTGAAGCGTTCAGTggaacgttgaaaaaaaacaaggaaagtGAAAATATGAAGCCATATCCGGTTAAAATTGCACCTGAATTGGAAACGCAGGTCCTTGAGGTTTTAGAAAGTCTCGAAGTTGCCCCAATTAGCAATTTTAACGAACCG CAGACTCAATCGGAAAATTCTGGAGAAAATGCAAGTGTACCAGGTGTATCGTTAATAACAAATCAGGTCTTGGATGACTTTATATCTTCGAAACCGCAACCAGCTGGTGTAGTCAGTTGGTCTCCGCCTCAACCGAACTGGAACCCATGGGTTGGATGTAACATTGACGAAGGGCCCTTGGCCACAATTAGTTTGGATAAAATGTCTGAGGACATTATGCTGGATCAGAGAGATCGACTTCAGCAGGATACGACTCTTCAAAAGACTATACAAGAAAGATCTACCCTTCCCGTGTTCGCCAAACGGAATGAGATCATGGCGGCAATTAATGATAACCCAGTTATTATTATCAGGGGTAATACCGGTTGTGGTAAAACTACGCAAGTTTGTCAGTTCATTCTGGACGACTACATATCTTCGGGTCAAGGCGCGTATTGTAGTATAGCCATCACGCAGCCGAGACGAATCTCTGCTGTGTCTGTGGCAGATCGCGTAGCAGTCGAACGTTGCGAGCCGATCGGCCAAGCTGTCGGATATTCTGTGAGGTTTGAATCCTGTCTACCCCGACCTTATGCCAGTATGATGTTCTGCACAGTTGGAGTACTCTTGAGGAAATTGGAAGGTGGTCTCAGAGGTGTTTCTCACGTGATAGTTGACGAAATTCACGAACGTGATGTCAATTCCGACTTCGTTATGGTCGTTCTTCGGGATATGATACACATGTACCCTGAACTAAGAGTAATATTGATGTCAGCTACTATAGACACCACTTTGTTTAGCGAATACTTCAACAAGTGTCCTGTTATTGAAATACCTGGAAGGGCATATCCTGTGCAGCAATATTTCCTCGAAGATTGCGTTCACTTAACTAATTTTGTGCCACCTGCGGACACGCGAAAGCGGAAAAATCGCGACTCTGAGGATATTCCAGGAGATGGAGACCAAGAGGAAAACTACAACAAAATTGTCAGTGGAAACTATTCTATTCAGACGAAAAATGCAATGGCACAAatgagtgaaaaagaaatcagCTTTGAACTTATAGAAGCTCTTTTACAATATGTCAAAACTCAGAACATTCCTGGAGCTGTACTGATTTTCTTACCAGGatggaatttaatttttgcttTAATGAAGCACCTGCAGCAACATCCAGCTTTCGGTGGCTCAAGTTATATCATTATTCCGTTGCATTCACAACTGCCACGTGAGGATCAACGCAAAGTATTTGATCCAGTGCCGACAGGTGtcacaaaaataattctcgCTACAAACATTGCTGAAACTTCCATCACCATTAATGACGTTGTATACGTCATAGATTCCTGCAAAGCTAAAATGAAGCTCTTCACTTCGCACAACAATATGACTAACTACGCAACTGTATGGGCTAGCAAAACCAACTTGGAACAACGGAAAGGTCGAGCGGGTCGAGTAAAACCTGGATTCTGCTTCCACTTATGCTCTCGTGcgcgatttgaaaaaatggatgaaCACATGACTCCGGAAATGTTCAGAACGCCTTTGCACGAATTGGCACTCAGCATAAAGTTGTTGAGACTAGGAAGTATTGGACAATTTTTGTCAAAGGCAATTGAACCACCACCGCTTGACGCAGTCATCGAGGCGGAGGTAATGTTGAGAG AAATGAAGTGTCTGGATGCCAATGATGAACTAACACCTCTCGGAAAAATCTTGGCTCGTTTACCAATCGAACCGCGCCTAGGAAAAATGATGATTCTCGGATGTATATTCAGAATAGGTGATGCGTTGTCTACAATGGCAGCGAACAGTACAACATTCCCAGAAGTCTATAATATGGGCCCTGACATGAGGAGACTTTCTTATCAGCAAAAGTGGTTCGCTGGAGCCAGATACAGCGATCATGTGGCTATGCTGCACGCTTTTCAAGCGTGGGAAGAAGCTAGAGGTGGCGGAGAATACGCAGAACAGGCCTTTTGTGATTCAAAGAATTTAAGCTTACCCACGCTTAGGGTTACTTGGGAGGCCAAG aaTCAACTCCAAGCTCTCTTACAAAGTACTGGTTTTCCCGAAGAAACATTGTGTCCGACGCCATTAAACTATCAGGCTGGTTCAGACGTTCGTCTTGACACGATTACTGCGCTGCTATGCATGGGCCTCTATCCAAATGTTTGTTTTCATAAAGAGAAGCGAAAGGTTCTGACAATGGAGTCCAAGTCTGCATTGATTCACAAGACATCGGTTAATTGCAGTAACTTTGAGCAAAATTTCCCGTTCCCATTCTTCGTCTTTGGCGAgaag attagAACTCGGGCTGTTTCCTGCAAGCAGATGACAATGGTGTCGCCTATTCACTTGCTACTATTTGGTTCTCGCCGAGTAGAATATGTCGATGGCGTAGTGCGACTAGACAACTGGATAAACTTAGAAATGAAACCAGAAACAGCAGCGGCTATTGTTGCGCTAAGACCAGCCTTGGAAAGCTTGGTAATTAGAGCCAGCAAAGATCCAGAAACTATTTTGGAGCTAAGTCCTGTCGAAGAGAAG GTATTGGTAGTGATCAAGGCTCTTTGCGGGATGAACGCCTGTCGTTTTGAAATGGATCAGATAACTGGCGGAGGCTTTCAATCTCGCAGACCACCGAGAGGACACTCAACCGGCTTTGGTTCTGGAGGAGGTAACAGACCGCCGCCGCCTAAAATGATGCGCGGAGGTGGTTTTCAGGGAGATAGAGGCGGGGGTTTTAGTCACGGCGGAGGAAGCAATTACggtggtggaggtggaggCTATGGTGCTCCGGGACGTAGTGGGTACAATGGCAGAGGAGGAGGTGGTTTCAGAGGCAGAGGAAACTGGGGCAGTGGATACCGTGGCGGATATTAA
- the LOC124298680 gene encoding dosage compensation regulator isoform X4 gives MPSPNSTSFCKLTKLMQIINIPLSVQITLGRETGSNKQTASKSCALSLVRQLYHLGIIEAFSGTLKKNKESENMKPYPVKIAPELETQVLEVLESLEVAPISNFNEPQTQSENSGENASVPGVSLITNQVLDDFISSKPQPAGVVSWSPPQPNWNPWVGCNIDEGPLATISLDKMSEDIMLDQRDRLQQDTTLQKTIQERSTLPVFAKRNEIMAAINDNPVIIIRGNTGCGKTTQVCQFILDDYISSGQGAYCSIAITQPRRISAVSVADRVAVERCEPIGQAVGYSVRFESCLPRPYASMMFCTVGVLLRKLEGGLRGVSHVIVDEIHERDVNSDFVMVVLRDMIHMYPELRVILMSATIDTTLFSEYFNKCPVIEIPGRAYPVQQYFLEDCVHLTNFVPPADTRKRKNRDSEDIPGDGDQEENYNKIVSGNYSIQTKNAMAQMSEKEISFELIEALLQYVKTQNIPGAVLIFLPGWNLIFALMKHLQQHPAFGGSSYIIIPLHSQLPREDQRKVFDPVPTGVTKIILATNIAETSITINDVVYVIDSCKAKMKLFTSHNNMTNYATVWASKTNLEQRKGRAGRVKPGFCFHLCSRARFEKMDEHMTPEMFRTPLHELALSIKLLRLGSIGQFLSKAIEPPPLDAVIEAEVMLREMKCLDANDELTPLGKILARLPIEPRLGKMMILGCIFRIGDALSTMAANSTTFPEVYNMGPDMRRLSYQQKWFAGARYSDHVAMLHAFQAWEEARGGGEYAEQAFCDSKNLSLPTLRVTWEAKNQLQALLQSTGFPEETLCPTPLNYQAGSDVRLDTITALLCMGLYPNVCFHKEKRKVLTMESKSALIHKTSVNCSNFEQNFPFPFFVFGEKIRTRAVSCKQMTMVSPIHLLLFGSRRVEYVDGVVRLDNWINLEMKPETAAAIVALRPALESLVIRASKDPETILELSPVEEKVLVVIKALCGMNACRFEMDQITGGGFQSRRPPRGHSTGFGSGGGNRPPPPKMMRGGGFQGDRGGGFSHGGGSNYGGGGGGYGAPGRSGYNGRGGGGFRGRGNWGSGYRGGY, from the exons ATGCCAAGTCCAAACTCCACCAGTTTTTGCAAACTAACAAAATTAATGCAGATTATAAATATACCCCTGTCGGTCCAGATCACACTAG GGCGAGAAACTGGTTCAAACAAACAGACTGCATCTAAAAGCTGCGCATTGTCTCTTGTCCGACAATTGTATCATCTTGGTATTATTGAAGCGTTCAGTggaacgttgaaaaaaaacaaggaaagtGAAAATATGAAGCCATATCCGGTTAAAATTGCACCTGAATTGGAAACGCAGGTCCTTGAGGTTTTAGAAAGTCTCGAAGTTGCCCCAATTAGCAATTTTAACGAACCG CAGACTCAATCGGAAAATTCTGGAGAAAATGCAAGTGTACCAGGTGTATCGTTAATAACAAATCAGGTCTTGGATGACTTTATATCTTCGAAACCGCAACCAGCTGGTGTAGTCAGTTGGTCTCCGCCTCAACCGAACTGGAACCCATGGGTTGGATGTAACATTGACGAAGGGCCCTTGGCCACAATTAGTTTGGATAAAATGTCTGAGGACATTATGCTGGATCAGAGAGATCGACTTCAGCAGGATACGACTCTTCAAAAGACTATACAAGAAAGATCTACCCTTCCCGTGTTCGCCAAACGGAATGAGATCATGGCGGCAATTAATGATAACCCAGTTATTATTATCAGGGGTAATACCGGTTGTGGTAAAACTACGCAAGTTTGTCAGTTCATTCTGGACGACTACATATCTTCGGGTCAAGGCGCGTATTGTAGTATAGCCATCACGCAGCCGAGACGAATCTCTGCTGTGTCTGTGGCAGATCGCGTAGCAGTCGAACGTTGCGAGCCGATCGGCCAAGCTGTCGGATATTCTGTGAGGTTTGAATCCTGTCTACCCCGACCTTATGCCAGTATGATGTTCTGCACAGTTGGAGTACTCTTGAGGAAATTGGAAGGTGGTCTCAGAGGTGTTTCTCACGTGATAGTTGACGAAATTCACGAACGTGATGTCAATTCCGACTTCGTTATGGTCGTTCTTCGGGATATGATACACATGTACCCTGAACTAAGAGTAATATTGATGTCAGCTACTATAGACACCACTTTGTTTAGCGAATACTTCAACAAGTGTCCTGTTATTGAAATACCTGGAAGGGCATATCCTGTGCAGCAATATTTCCTCGAAGATTGCGTTCACTTAACTAATTTTGTGCCACCTGCGGACACGCGAAAGCGGAAAAATCGCGACTCTGAGGATATTCCAGGAGATGGAGACCAAGAGGAAAACTACAACAAAATTGTCAGTGGAAACTATTCTATTCAGACGAAAAATGCAATGGCACAAatgagtgaaaaagaaatcagCTTTGAACTTATAGAAGCTCTTTTACAATATGTCAAAACTCAGAACATTCCTGGAGCTGTACTGATTTTCTTACCAGGatggaatttaatttttgcttTAATGAAGCACCTGCAGCAACATCCAGCTTTCGGTGGCTCAAGTTATATCATTATTCCGTTGCATTCACAACTGCCACGTGAGGATCAACGCAAAGTATTTGATCCAGTGCCGACAGGTGtcacaaaaataattctcgCTACAAACATTGCTGAAACTTCCATCACCATTAATGACGTTGTATACGTCATAGATTCCTGCAAAGCTAAAATGAAGCTCTTCACTTCGCACAACAATATGACTAACTACGCAACTGTATGGGCTAGCAAAACCAACTTGGAACAACGGAAAGGTCGAGCGGGTCGAGTAAAACCTGGATTCTGCTTCCACTTATGCTCTCGTGcgcgatttgaaaaaatggatgaaCACATGACTCCGGAAATGTTCAGAACGCCTTTGCACGAATTGGCACTCAGCATAAAGTTGTTGAGACTAGGAAGTATTGGACAATTTTTGTCAAAGGCAATTGAACCACCACCGCTTGACGCAGTCATCGAGGCGGAGGTAATGTTGAGAG AAATGAAGTGTCTGGATGCCAATGATGAACTAACACCTCTCGGAAAAATCTTGGCTCGTTTACCAATCGAACCGCGCCTAGGAAAAATGATGATTCTCGGATGTATATTCAGAATAGGTGATGCGTTGTCTACAATGGCAGCGAACAGTACAACATTCCCAGAAGTCTATAATATGGGCCCTGACATGAGGAGACTTTCTTATCAGCAAAAGTGGTTCGCTGGAGCCAGATACAGCGATCATGTGGCTATGCTGCACGCTTTTCAAGCGTGGGAAGAAGCTAGAGGTGGCGGAGAATACGCAGAACAGGCCTTTTGTGATTCAAAGAATTTAAGCTTACCCACGCTTAGGGTTACTTGGGAGGCCAAG aaTCAACTCCAAGCTCTCTTACAAAGTACTGGTTTTCCCGAAGAAACATTGTGTCCGACGCCATTAAACTATCAGGCTGGTTCAGACGTTCGTCTTGACACGATTACTGCGCTGCTATGCATGGGCCTCTATCCAAATGTTTGTTTTCATAAAGAGAAGCGAAAGGTTCTGACAATGGAGTCCAAGTCTGCATTGATTCACAAGACATCGGTTAATTGCAGTAACTTTGAGCAAAATTTCCCGTTCCCATTCTTCGTCTTTGGCGAgaag attagAACTCGGGCTGTTTCCTGCAAGCAGATGACAATGGTGTCGCCTATTCACTTGCTACTATTTGGTTCTCGCCGAGTAGAATATGTCGATGGCGTAGTGCGACTAGACAACTGGATAAACTTAGAAATGAAACCAGAAACAGCAGCGGCTATTGTTGCGCTAAGACCAGCCTTGGAAAGCTTGGTAATTAGAGCCAGCAAAGATCCAGAAACTATTTTGGAGCTAAGTCCTGTCGAAGAGAAG GTATTGGTAGTGATCAAGGCTCTTTGCGGGATGAACGCCTGTCGTTTTGAAATGGATCAGATAACTGGCGGAGGCTTTCAATCTCGCAGACCACCGAGAGGACACTCAACCGGCTTTGGTTCTGGAGGAGGTAACAGACCGCCGCCGCCTAAAATGATGCGCGGAGGTGGTTTTCAGGGAGATAGAGGCGGGGGTTTTAGTCACGGCGGAGGAAGCAATTACggtggtggaggtggaggCTATGGTGCTCCGGGACGTAGTGGGTACAATGGCAGAGGAGGAGGTGGTTTCAGAGGCAGAGGAAACTGGGGCAGTGGATACCGTGGCGGATATTAA